A genome region from Chloroflexota bacterium includes the following:
- a CDS encoding 4Fe-4S dicluster domain-containing protein yields the protein MKKMLIVDHSKCTGCRLCEVVCSVNKNGTVNPGRAMVAVVKWDQDCIAIPMLCQQCESAPCMAVCPVKALARDEDVGRVAVNYDLCIGCRFCVAVCPFGAMGFDPAARKIIKCDLCDGEPACAKFCETKALQYIDVTTANREKRRQAAEVLSDLIRKAGAR from the coding sequence ATGAAGAAAATGCTGATCGTAGACCATTCGAAATGTACCGGCTGCAGGCTCTGTGAGGTGGTCTGCTCTGTCAACAAGAATGGGACGGTGAATCCAGGCAGGGCCATGGTCGCCGTCGTCAAGTGGGACCAGGACTGCATCGCCATCCCCATGCTCTGCCAGCAGTGTGAGTCGGCCCCCTGCATGGCGGTGTGTCCGGTGAAGGCTCTCGCCAGGGACGAAGACGTTGGCAGGGTGGCGGTAAATTATGATCTCTGCATCGGCTGCAGGTTCTGCGTGGCAGTCTGCCCCTTCGGCGCTATGGGTTTCGATCCTGCTGCCAGAAAAATCATCAAATGTGACCTCTGTGATGGTGAACCGGCGTGCGCGAAGTTCTGTGAAACAAAAGCCCTCCAGTACATCGACGTTACCACTGCCAACAGAGAAAAGCGGAGACAGGCAGCGGAGGTGCTGTCGGACCTGATCAGGAAGGCTGGCGCCAGGTGA
- a CDS encoding dodecin family protein → MTDGAGSVYDVIEVIGTSTQSWEKAAAVAVETAAKTLEDLRIAEVVEMDMQIDNGKVRAYRTKLKLSFKYHPER, encoded by the coding sequence ATGACGGATGGAGCAGGCAGCGTATACGACGTAATCGAGGTCATTGGCACCAGTACCCAATCATGGGAGAAGGCTGCTGCAGTAGCAGTGGAGACGGCTGCTAAGACATTGGAGGACCTCCGCATTGCTGAGGTCGTCGAGATGGATATGCAGATCGACAACGGGAAGGTCCGTGCCTACCGCACCAAGCTGAAGCTCTCCTTCAAGTACCACCCGGAAAGGTAA